A single region of the Candidatus Sungiibacteriota bacterium genome encodes:
- a CDS encoding DeoR family transcriptional regulator: MLESKITKELHRRIFELTLALYRVTDFFPQGEVLRKNLREKANEIFGGVTEYGYSPDFEREATSIIAKIHTIKGYLGLARSLRFVKPINITVLEREYDFLADFFNRELDVVKKATENKQEEIITPTQTTNNESQPVRESEKEELPTWEEFATKEDKGLTPISESINERQHKILEHLKQSQQAKISDFVPHFAGISTKTIQRDLQDLVIKDILRKEGEKRWTTYSINKNVQ; the protein is encoded by the coding sequence ATGTTGGAGTCCAAAATAACCAAAGAATTACACAGAAGAATTTTTGAACTCACTCTCGCTCTTTATCGCGTTACTGATTTTTTCCCGCAAGGGGAAGTATTGCGAAAAAACCTGCGGGAGAAAGCAAACGAGATTTTTGGGGGCGTCACAGAATATGGTTATTCGCCTGATTTTGAGCGAGAAGCAACATCAATAATTGCTAAAATCCATACCATAAAAGGATATCTAGGCCTTGCGCGTTCCCTGCGTTTTGTGAAGCCTATAAACATTACGGTTTTGGAGCGAGAATATGATTTTCTCGCTGATTTTTTTAATCGTGAGCTGGATGTGGTAAAAAAGGCAACCGAAAATAAACAAGAAGAAATCATAACCCCAACCCAGACTACTAATAATGAATCGCAACCTGTCCGAGAATCAGAAAAAGAAGAACTCCCTACATGGGAGGAATTTGCAACAAAAGAAGACAAAGGACTTACACCAATCTCCGAATCAATTAACGAACGGCAGCATAAGATTCTTGAGCATCTTAAGCAATCCCAACAAGCAAAAATCAGCGATTTTGTGCCGCATTTCGCTGGGATAAGCACTAAAACAATCCAGCGCGACTTGCAGGACTTGGTTATAAAAGATATCCTCCGGAAAGAAGGAGAAAAACGCTGGACCACCTACTCAATTAATAAAAATGTCCAATAG
- a CDS encoding transposase, protein MHNQQVPEDKYYHVYNRGVEKRDVFLNNSDYHRFLYLLFACNDTAQLLNSQFHYRGPTSIVNKERDQLVDIICFCLMPNHYHLILKPRKENGMPLFMQKIGTGYTMYFNTKRQRSGVLFQGGYKSILIDNEGYLSHLTRYIHLNPAELIEPKWKKVGILKAKETHKFVKEYKWSSYRDYLNTPHFPHLLNVELIKELFLPKQEYESFVHEWLVDNINLLGRYTLED, encoded by the coding sequence ATGCACAACCAACAGGTACCAGAAGACAAATACTATCATGTTTATAACAGGGGCGTAGAGAAGAGAGATGTTTTTCTGAATAACTCAGATTACCATAGATTCTTATATCTTCTTTTTGCGTGCAATGATACTGCCCAACTTCTAAATTCCCAATTTCACTATAGAGGTCCGACCTCTATAGTAAATAAAGAACGAGATCAGCTTGTTGATATTATTTGTTTTTGTCTTATGCCGAATCACTATCATTTAATACTAAAACCAAGAAAAGAGAACGGTATGCCATTATTTATGCAAAAAATTGGCACCGGTTACACGATGTATTTTAATACAAAAAGGCAAAGAAGCGGTGTCTTATTTCAAGGCGGCTACAAATCTATATTAATTGATAATGAAGGCTATCTTTCCCATCTGACTCGCTACATCCATCTCAATCCAGCCGAGCTTATTGAACCAAAATGGAAAAAAGTAGGTATACTTAAAGCCAAAGAAACACACAAATTTGTAAAAGAGTATAAGTGGTCAAGTTACCGTGACTATCTGAATACACCACATTTTCCTCATTTGCTAAACGTGGAACTTATCAAAGAACTATTCCTGCCAAAACAAGAATACGAGTCTTTTGTCCACGAGTGGTTAGTTGATAATATAAATCTGTTGGGGCGATATACCCTTGAAGATTAA
- a CDS encoding right-handed parallel beta-helix repeat-containing protein — protein MYYLLGGTLFVLPLFGFAYDEKTTHPALTQEIVKFFNLKSKDLKISDEDTEYIIQGSIDEDAGARWMYHFYDPVYNRGLSLVRQWRSSKDWGQNTLAQAKYDVGFEAKSLGGTLGPLFGSKTDYSWERGIYEYAWGNKKWGLLSLGHILHLIEDATVPDHSRNDPHPPILDWGSPYENWTKKFDRQTINPGEIADEKLIILNSLDDYFNKSASYSNNYFFSKDTIFSKEYISPTVIEKGIEKLSDGRNYSFGYGEDSKGNKFRLIQIKESPWQDPEYSLKDPDLKILSDYWSLLSKQAVLNGAGVVKLFFDEVEKEKQTRALYNKNRSWLGKQIDKFKRDSFKTANVLYGITPKLEDLEEKVTTEVSPPKGGETSTTIIETPSVLEPPKVKPAEVSPPTVTAVETSKQTPPPAETKQPPLSPTQPKPSANTSSFLPIAGAGGGRKDDEPPSPPHIITEPSQDNLIFATTTITFRGRAERKTTVINSFSANTVKVADDENWSLTLGPLPQGTTTIDFSAKDEAGNKSQSKSRTVFIDTTGPQISLTINECGQSLSSSSCLTPKTTLNLEWSSTDPELSHFLLECEANGSACQNFNISQTNATTTTYSVPGDNTIYTFKARAVDIRGNVSPTETKTVEIISRPLIINEIAWMGTSATRSSDEWLEIHNTTDKTINLANWVLRSETDQTPYIQLSGSIGAKSFLILERTDDNTISDITAHQTYTGALENSGEVVELLYASTTIDKTPEISTCGGWCAGVAGGQYLTMERYEPLSSGTDASNWNSWGGFLANGKNADNAAINGTPGKRNSINYLITKDGSTLAQNKTLKKSGGPYLVTTDYIVNSGITLTIDPGVVVKFYNGASALIINGTLKAEGTSTDKIVFTSFKDDSYGGDMNQDAAATTPQYGDWGTIKIAGSGSFDQTLVRYGGVKDSSSNFWANIRSSAGSVVIKNSTIEEAGVYGLWFNNASASIQSSTIKNNTHDNQASGIVVGGGSLTEIKNSVVENNLSAGILLTNSTTTTISDSLVQNHQSSASSRGLSLVSSSPSIKNTTFKNNTVAIEADGSSSVSNGGGIIFEGNTTNTVPANLIP, from the coding sequence ATGTATTACCTATTGGGAGGGACACTTTTTGTGCTCCCTCTTTTTGGATTTGCCTATGATGAAAAAACAACGCATCCAGCGCTTACTCAAGAAATAGTCAAGTTCTTTAATTTAAAATCTAAAGATTTAAAGATTTCGGATGAGGACACGGAATATATTATTCAGGGAAGTATTGACGAGGACGCCGGAGCAAGATGGATGTATCACTTTTATGACCCCGTTTATAATCGCGGTTTATCGCTAGTACGACAATGGCGAAGCTCAAAAGATTGGGGACAGAATACGCTCGCGCAAGCAAAATATGATGTGGGTTTTGAGGCAAAAAGTCTTGGTGGAACACTTGGGCCACTTTTTGGTTCAAAAACCGATTATTCTTGGGAACGAGGGATTTATGAATATGCATGGGGAAATAAAAAATGGGGTCTTCTTTCGCTTGGACATATCCTGCATCTGATTGAAGATGCAACTGTGCCGGATCACTCCAGAAATGATCCGCATCCACCGATTTTAGACTGGGGAAGCCCCTATGAGAACTGGACTAAAAAATTTGATAGACAAACAATAAATCCTGGAGAGATAGCCGACGAAAAACTTATTATTCTGAATAGTCTAGACGACTATTTTAATAAGTCAGCTTCCTATTCAAATAACTATTTTTTCAGTAAAGACACAATATTTTCAAAAGAGTACATTTCCCCTACTGTTATTGAAAAAGGAATAGAGAAATTAAGTGACGGCAGAAACTACTCATTTGGTTATGGGGAAGATTCGAAAGGCAATAAATTTAGACTCATACAAATCAAGGAAAGTCCCTGGCAAGATCCTGAATATTCGTTAAAGGATCCGGACCTTAAAATCCTCTCCGACTACTGGTCCCTTCTCTCCAAACAAGCCGTGCTGAACGGCGCCGGAGTGGTAAAACTTTTCTTTGATGAGGTGGAGAAAGAAAAACAAACGCGGGCCCTATACAATAAAAATCGCTCGTGGCTGGGAAAACAAATTGACAAATTTAAGCGAGACTCGTTTAAAACCGCTAACGTACTTTACGGGATAACCCCCAAGCTGGAGGATTTGGAGGAAAAAGTAACTACCGAGGTCTCGCCTCCAAAAGGAGGAGAAACCTCAACCACCATTATAGAAACACCATCAGTTCTTGAACCACCGAAAGTTAAACCCGCTGAGGTCTCGCCTCCTACAGTGACAGCAGTAGAAACCTCAAAACAAACACCCCCACCCGCAGAAACTAAACAACCGCCGCTATCCCCTACTCAACCCAAGCCATCAGCAAACACCTCTTCCTTTCTTCCTATTGCCGGCGCCGGTGGAGGAAGAAAAGACGACGAACCGCCGAGTCCCCCTCACATCATTACCGAACCCTCCCAAGATAACCTTATTTTTGCCACAACCACCATTACTTTCCGCGGCCGAGCAGAAAGAAAGACAACCGTCATCAACAGCTTCTCTGCAAACACCGTCAAGGTGGCTGATGACGAAAACTGGTCATTAACTCTGGGTCCTCTGCCGCAGGGAACTACTACTATAGACTTTTCTGCAAAGGACGAGGCGGGAAATAAATCCCAAAGCAAGTCGCGGACCGTATTTATAGACACCACCGGTCCCCAAATATCCCTTACTATAAATGAATGCGGCCAGTCCCTCTCATCGTCATCCTGCCTCACCCCTAAAACAACCCTGAACCTGGAGTGGTCCTCCACCGACCCGGAGTTGAGTCACTTTTTACTGGAATGCGAAGCCAACGGCTCCGCATGCCAAAACTTCAATATCTCGCAAACCAACGCCACCACCACGACCTACAGCGTGCCCGGCGATAATACTATCTATACGTTCAAGGCCCGCGCCGTGGATATACGAGGAAACGTAAGCCCAACCGAAACTAAAACCGTAGAAATAATCTCGCGGCCGTTGATTATTAACGAAATCGCCTGGATGGGAACATCAGCCACCCGATCTAGCGACGAATGGTTGGAGATCCACAACACAACGGATAAAACAATAAATCTTGCCAATTGGGTGCTGCGCTCCGAAACTGATCAGACACCCTATATACAACTCTCCGGCAGCATTGGCGCAAAAAGTTTCCTTATCCTTGAAAGAACCGACGATAACACCATCTCCGATATAACTGCGCACCAAACCTACACCGGCGCCCTGGAAAATAGCGGCGAGGTAGTGGAGCTTCTTTATGCCTCAACCACTATTGATAAAACTCCGGAAATTTCAACCTGCGGCGGCTGGTGCGCGGGTGTGGCTGGCGGACAATACCTGACCATGGAGCGCTACGAACCCCTATCTTCCGGAACTGACGCGTCAAATTGGAATTCGTGGGGAGGATTTTTAGCCAATGGGAAAAACGCGGATAACGCGGCTATAAACGGCACGCCGGGCAAGCGCAACAGCATAAATTATTTAATTACCAAAGACGGCTCAACGCTCGCGCAAAATAAAACCCTCAAAAAATCCGGCGGCCCGTATCTTGTTACTACCGATTATATAGTTAATAGCGGCATAACCCTCACTATAGATCCGGGCGTGGTCGTAAAATTTTATAACGGCGCATCGGCTCTTATTATAAACGGAACCCTAAAAGCCGAAGGAACCTCTACCGATAAAATTGTCTTTACTTCTTTCAAAGATGATAGCTACGGCGGCGACATGAATCAGGACGCCGCCGCGACCACGCCGCAATACGGAGACTGGGGAACAATAAAAATCGCGGGAAGCGGATCATTTGATCAAACCCTTGTCCGCTACGGCGGCGTAAAAGACTCCTCCTCAAATTTCTGGGCCAATATAAGATCCAGCGCCGGATCAGTAGTGATTAAAAACTCAACTATTGAAGAGGCTGGAGTTTATGGCTTGTGGTTCAACAATGCTTCGGCCAGCATCCAATCAAGCACTATTAAAAATAATACGCATGATAATCAGGCATCCGGAATTGTGGTGGGCGGCGGCTCGCTCACAGAAATTAAAAACTCTGTTGTTGAAAATAATCTTTCGGCGGGCATCCTCCTTACCAACTCCACCACCACAACCATCAGCGACTCTCTTGTCCAAAACCATCAAAGCTCGGCAAGTTCGCGGGGACTTTCTCTTGTCTCCTCCTCGCCATCTATTAAAAATACAACTTTTAAAAACAATACCGTCGCTATTGAGGCAGACGGCAGCTCTTCAGTTTCCAACGGCGGAGGAATTATTTTTGAAGGCAATACCACCAATACCGTACCAGCAAACCTGATTCCATAA
- a CDS encoding PLP-dependent transferase, giving the protein MNLEKARKRATHQPPEWTNTFWFKGLKEFEDTQKGKPQLPNYTRVPHSHPDNAELERALTQLEDGSHTLVFSSGMAAITTTLDALLRPGDSLIAAEPCYTSTYHKLEQLKKIGIDVRYLNLHKLGAYSDRQLLTAVEALTDKTTKIFIGETPANPQVPVIFLAPLVFLAQKLGIILAIDNTFASPYNQRPLEWGCDISFESLTKYFDRGLFLGGSTSWREEIIQPKLRRWKEFRGLTFDMLIGSYYMTCGGTFSPPLAKRALANMETLEKEVRKQNLNALALAHLLEDMGFTTHYPGLISHPQNLISYFQMKMRDGTNGFGCVVSFDIGSLEAAFRFSEDMAKEIALAVSLGSANTTFQHPAVMTHSTIPRKKRLEMGITDGLIRVSCGIEDTDWILSLFEKKLKSFCCIR; this is encoded by the coding sequence ATGAACCTTGAAAAAGCACGAAAACGAGCTACACATCAACCCCCTGAATGGACCAACACTTTTTGGTTTAAGGGCCTGAAGGAATTTGAGGATACGCAAAAAGGCAAACCCCAGCTTCCTAACTATACCCGCGTTCCGCACTCGCATCCGGACAACGCGGAGCTGGAACGCGCGTTAACTCAACTTGAGGACGGTTCACACACTCTTGTTTTTTCTTCTGGTATGGCCGCCATCACCACTACCCTTGACGCCTTGCTTCGCCCGGGCGACTCCCTAATCGCCGCCGAACCCTGTTATACCAGCACTTATCACAAACTGGAACAGCTAAAAAAAATAGGCATTGACGTACGATACCTTAATCTGCATAAACTGGGGGCATACTCGGATCGTCAGCTTCTGACTGCGGTTGAGGCTCTCACTGATAAAACCACGAAAATTTTTATTGGGGAAACGCCTGCTAACCCCCAAGTTCCGGTTATTTTTCTTGCGCCCTTGGTCTTCCTTGCTCAAAAACTGGGCATAATCCTTGCCATTGATAATACCTTTGCCTCGCCTTATAACCAAAGACCGCTGGAATGGGGCTGTGATATTTCGTTTGAATCTCTTACCAAATATTTTGATCGCGGACTTTTCTTGGGCGGTTCCACTAGTTGGCGTGAAGAAATTATTCAGCCCAAACTGCGCCGCTGGAAAGAATTCCGGGGACTTACCTTTGATATGCTCATTGGTTCTTATTACATGACTTGCGGCGGAACTTTTTCGCCTCCACTGGCCAAACGAGCTCTGGCCAACATGGAAACTCTGGAAAAAGAGGTGCGTAAACAAAACCTAAATGCTCTTGCTCTGGCCCACCTTCTGGAAGATATGGGATTTACGACCCACTATCCGGGACTAATTTCACACCCCCAAAACCTTATTTCATATTTTCAAATGAAAATGCGTGACGGCACTAATGGTTTTGGCTGCGTGGTGTCCTTTGACATCGGCAGTCTTGAGGCCGCCTTCCGCTTTTCTGAAGACATGGCCAAAGAGATTGCTCTGGCGGTAAGTCTGGGGTCAGCCAATACCACTTTTCAGCACCCGGCAGTAATGACGCACTCCACTATTCCCAGAAAAAAGCGTCTGGAGATGGGTATTACTGACGGCCTGATCCGTGTGTCCTGCGGCATAGAAGACACAGACTGGATTCTTTCACTTTTTGAAAAAAAACTAAAATCATTTTGCTGCATTCGCTAG
- the nth gene encoding endonuclease III, whose protein sequence is METNFKKESAERKKKRTQVVIRRLKKKYPDAKIILNFSSPWELLVAVILSAQCTDKKVNEVTARLFKKYRTPNDYVKSNSRELEKIIRPTGFYRAKARNILATAKIIKEKFNGKVPRTMAEMLTLKGVARKTANVVLGNAYGVVEGVAVDTHVRRLAQRLGLSATDDPVKIEQDLMALIPKKDWFKITYLLIDHGRAICTAKDPRCDLCPLNDRCPSAFQFPRFKKNKSPHLPTRY, encoded by the coding sequence ATGGAAACTAATTTCAAAAAAGAGTCAGCAGAACGTAAAAAGAAACGTACTCAAGTAGTTATCCGGCGTCTTAAGAAAAAGTACCCTGACGCCAAAATAATTTTAAATTTTTCCAGCCCGTGGGAACTTTTGGTGGCCGTGATTTTATCTGCCCAGTGCACCGATAAAAAGGTAAATGAAGTTACCGCGCGTCTTTTCAAGAAGTACCGGACACCGAACGACTATGTGAAGTCTAATTCGCGCGAATTAGAGAAGATAATCCGTCCTACGGGATTCTATCGCGCCAAGGCAAGAAACATTTTAGCCACCGCTAAAATCATTAAAGAAAAATTTAACGGAAAAGTTCCGCGCACGATGGCTGAAATGTTAACGTTAAAAGGCGTGGCGCGAAAAACCGCTAATGTAGTTTTGGGCAATGCTTACGGAGTGGTGGAAGGAGTTGCGGTAGATACGCATGTGCGAAGATTGGCGCAACGTCTCGGGCTTTCAGCAACAGACGATCCGGTAAAAATTGAGCAGGACTTAATGGCCCTCATTCCCAAAAAGGATTGGTTTAAAATCACTTATCTTTTAATTGATCATGGCCGCGCAATTTGCACCGCCAAAGATCCGCGATGCGACTTATGCCCGTTAAATGATCGTTGCCCATCCGCATTTCAGTTTCCAAGATTCAAGAAAAATAAATCCCCACACCTTCCTACGAGATATTAA